One region of Ardenticatenales bacterium genomic DNA includes:
- a CDS encoding transposase: MNKLRYNHTYRRHLPHIQPPGATLFVTFRLAGSLPAHVRHMLRRTYEDRLAAVQNQSTLGSLLRQQAEYREQKRFFANVDQYLDNTTDGPHWLKQIAIAQVVVDSLHYRHQRVYDLDSFCIMSNHVHVMFSPLQKGDGEYHSLSSIMHSLKLFTANQANNLLQRRGKFWQEESYDHVVRDEAELVRIREYILQNPVRAGLVSEWDEWEWTFARYL; this comes from the coding sequence ATGAACAAACTTCGATATAACCATACCTATCGCCGCCATCTACCCCACATTCAACCCCCCGGTGCGACTTTATTTGTCACTTTCCGTCTTGCGGGTTCACTTCCCGCCCATGTGCGCCACATGCTACGCCGGACATACGAAGATCGTCTCGCCGCTGTGCAAAACCAATCCACTCTGGGATCGTTGTTGCGACAACAAGCAGAGTACCGCGAACAGAAGCGGTTCTTTGCCAACGTTGATCAATATCTTGACAACACTACGGATGGCCCACACTGGCTGAAACAGATAGCAATAGCTCAGGTTGTGGTGGATAGCCTTCACTACCGACACCAGCGAGTTTACGATCTGGATAGCTTTTGTATTATGAGCAATCACGTCCACGTTATGTTTTCTCCGTTGCAAAAAGGTGATGGCGAGTATCACAGTCTTTCGTCAATCATGCACTCTCTCAAGCTGTTTACGGCTAATCAGGCGAATAATTTGTTGCAGCGTCGGGGAAAATTCTGGCAAGAGGAGAGTTACGATCATGTTGTTCGTGATGAGGCTGAGTTGGTGAGAATTCGGGAGTACATCTTGCAGAATCCTGTTAGGGCGGGGCTTGTTTCCGAGTGGGACGAATGGGAGTGGACATTTGCCCGTTATTTGTAG
- a CDS encoding DUF11 domain-containing protein: protein MMLNIPSGQLPKHIGRVLLTLMMAAALTLVLLRAVFAQDAGTPATEETPAEVLSPDALTGSQKQVDLDEAAAAAVLQYTIAISNNAASPVLDAWVTDTLPAELTYITDSLTFPEASYGLYNAGIITWTGIIAPHDWVTITFQATLADDLIAGDMVTNTAMIAGAGAVITRSAATTIIDVPVSDSYMVALPVLSKSFPYVTLNPISRPSASNQWLLTWMGMGSGIEGYEIHESHTADFAAFTSYSVGDTTSAQVTQPLSPDNAYFYRVRAVGTFGEGTWSNVQQVVGGYRDDFDDAGTGWTVRRTSLWVPEDYDRHPRSTYIDGGYLELMMNDRWDWFVTSPLRQAPTPPYVIEYQAQLVKGAGVPPNLVSHGAILGGDWNGDACPEIGNVYETDNCFNHFYNFNVIYHGPHKLLFERVDYLDFCPECGGSALKRLSYDYSVWFEEESLTGNEPVPNWHTYRIEVRDTGLTFYVDGVWHGHTSDTSYINDPYFGLFASTDEYRPSHWYVDYYQITPLD, encoded by the coding sequence ATGATGCTTAATATCCCCTCGGGGCAACTGCCAAAGCACATCGGGCGTGTTCTGCTCACGCTGATGATGGCGGCGGCGCTAACGCTTGTTTTGCTGCGCGCGGTTTTTGCGCAAGATGCCGGCACACCGGCCACGGAGGAAACGCCGGCGGAGGTGCTATCGCCGGATGCGCTCACCGGCTCACAAAAGCAGGTTGATCTAGATGAAGCGGCGGCGGCGGCGGTGCTGCAATACACGATTGCCATCAGTAACAATGCCGCCTCGCCCGTTTTGGATGCGTGGGTAACGGACACGTTGCCGGCGGAACTGACCTACATCACCGATAGTCTCACTTTTCCCGAAGCTTCATATGGCCTTTATAATGCCGGCATAATCACCTGGACGGGCATTATCGCCCCACACGACTGGGTGACCATCACCTTCCAGGCAACCCTGGCCGACGACCTCATTGCCGGCGATATGGTCACCAATACGGCCATGATCGCCGGCGCGGGCGCCGTGATCACGCGCAGCGCCGCCACGACCATCATTGACGTGCCCGTGTCCGATTCCTACATGGTCGCCCTGCCCGTCCTCTCCAAATCGTTCCCCTACGTCACCCTCAATCCCATTTCCCGCCCCAGCGCCAGCAACCAATGGCTTCTTACCTGGATGGGCATGGGCAGCGGCATTGAGGGTTACGAGATTCATGAATCCCACACGGCGGATTTTGCCGCGTTCACCAGTTACAGCGTGGGCGATACGACTTCGGCGCAGGTGACGCAGCCTTTGTCCCCGGATAATGCGTATTTCTATCGCGTGCGCGCCGTGGGGACGTTTGGGGAAGGGACGTGGTCGAATGTGCAGCAGGTCGTGGGCGGGTATCGTGATGATTTCGACGATGCCGGCACAGGCTGGACCGTCCGCCGCACCTCATTATGGGTTCCCGAAGACTACGACCGTCATCCCCGCTCCACCTACATTGACGGCGGCTACCTGGAACTGATGATGAACGACCGTTGGGATTGGTTCGTCACCAGCCCCCTGCGCCAGGCCCCCACACCTCCCTACGTCATCGAATACCAGGCGCAACTCGTCAAAGGCGCCGGCGTCCCGCCCAACCTCGTCAGCCACGGGGCCATCCTCGGCGGCGATTGGAACGGCGATGCCTGCCCCGAAATCGGCAACGTTTACGAAACCGACAACTGCTTCAACCACTTCTACAACTTCAACGTCATCTACCACGGTCCGCACAAGCTCCTCTTTGAGCGCGTGGACTACCTCGACTTCTGCCCCGAATGCGGCGGCTCTGCCCTCAAGCGCCTCAGCTACGACTATAGCGTCTGGTTTGAGGAAGAGAGCCTCACCGGCAACGAACCCGTCCCCAACTGGCACACCTATCGCATTGAAGTCCGCGATACGGGCCTCACCTTCTACGTGGATGGCGTCTGGCACGGTCACACCTCCGACACATCATACATCAACGACCCCTACTTCGGCCTCTTTGCCTCCACCGATGAGTACCGCCCCTCCCACTGGTACGTAGATTACTACCAGATCACCCCGCTCGACTAG
- a CDS encoding glycosyltransferase family 39 protein, translating into MRRLRHVPIAWPVVPLLLLFFFLALDSMVADSPTMDEQNHLTRGLTFLATGDPHFSLEHPPLINTLSALPVFLLADVHIPLDDPSWGWRDGWYTFADRLLWQSGNDVTLVIFLARLPILFLTMGLALVGARFARELWGNSRQAALFAFAVLLFDPNLLAHGRYTTTDLGGTLFLLLAAWLLWRLWTETDWWRWLAATVALGLAFGSKLSTLSFVPIFALLAVLPLYPDRSWRGAWRRLWQYGAAGAGSLLVVWAIFGGQWANFDFQSSLLQPLNAWRGPMPTFWSGIEQILLISSGGRPSFLLGQFSDTGFPLYFPIAFLVKTPLPLLLLLPVALVMRLWRTSTRARALFLFVPAFLYFLLSIQSALNIGYRHLLPMLPFLYLLVAGIAASSPEPGGAKWPRALLGLAALSILGSTLLIHPYYLSYFNAAAGGPGRGGRVLIDSNIDWGQDLIRLQEWLAANEIAHVKLSWFGTADPAYYGIPYEPLPGVPRHFDLWWNVPFDRDHPAPGLYAISVSNLGEPPLRTDEKTVFAWFRAHEPDARIGYSIYIYDVR; encoded by the coding sequence ATGAGACGTTTACGTCACGTTCCTATCGCCTGGCCGGTTGTGCCGCTGCTGCTCCTGTTCTTCTTTCTGGCCCTGGACAGCATGGTGGCGGACAGCCCCACGATGGACGAGCAGAACCACCTCACGCGTGGCCTCACTTTCCTGGCAACGGGCGATCCTCACTTTAGCCTGGAGCACCCCCCGCTGATCAACACCCTCAGCGCCCTCCCCGTTTTTCTGCTCGCCGATGTCCATATCCCCCTGGACGATCCCAGTTGGGGCTGGCGGGATGGCTGGTATACGTTTGCCGACCGTCTGCTGTGGCAGTCCGGCAACGATGTAACCCTCGTCATCTTCCTGGCCCGCCTGCCCATCCTTTTTTTGACCATGGGATTGGCTCTTGTGGGGGCGCGTTTTGCCCGCGAACTGTGGGGGAACAGCCGCCAGGCGGCCTTGTTTGCCTTCGCCGTCCTCCTTTTCGATCCCAATCTGCTCGCCCACGGGCGATATACGACCACTGACCTGGGAGGGACGCTGTTTTTGCTCCTGGCGGCGTGGCTGTTGTGGCGGCTGTGGACGGAGACCGATTGGTGGCGCTGGCTGGCGGCCACCGTGGCCCTGGGGCTGGCCTTTGGCAGTAAGCTCTCCACGCTTAGCTTCGTTCCCATTTTCGCGCTGTTGGCCGTGCTGCCGCTGTATCCTGATCGATCCTGGCGCGGCGCATGGCGGCGGTTATGGCAGTATGGGGCGGCGGGAGCCGGCAGTTTGCTTGTTGTTTGGGCCATTTTCGGCGGGCAATGGGCTAATTTCGACTTCCAATCGTCGCTGCTGCAGCCGCTGAACGCCTGGCGCGGCCCGATGCCCACGTTTTGGTCCGGCATTGAGCAGATTTTGCTCATCAGCAGCGGCGGACGCCCCAGTTTTCTCCTGGGGCAATTTTCGGATACCGGTTTTCCTCTCTACTTCCCCATTGCCTTTCTCGTGAAAACGCCGCTGCCGTTGCTGCTGCTGTTGCCGGTGGCGTTGGTGATGCGGCTGTGGCGGACTAGCACCCGCGCCCGTGCGCTTTTTCTGTTTGTGCCGGCATTTCTCTACTTCCTCCTCAGCATCCAAAGCGCCCTGAACATCGGCTATCGCCATCTCTTGCCCATGCTGCCCTTTCTGTATCTACTGGTTGCCGGCATCGCCGCGTCATCGCCCGAACCAGGCGGGGCAAAATGGCCGCGCGCCCTCCTCGGACTGGCCGCGCTCTCCATCCTGGGCAGCACCCTCCTCATCCACCCCTATTACCTCAGCTACTTCAACGCCGCCGCCGGCGGTCCGGGGCGGGGCGGGCGCGTCCTCATCGACAGCAACATCGACTGGGGGCAGGATTTAATCCGTCTGCAAGAATGGCTGGCGGCGAACGAGATCGCGCACGTGAAGTTGTCCTGGTTTGGCACGGCGGACCCCGCCTACTACGGCATCCCCTACGAACCGCTGCCGGGCGTGCCGCGCCACTTCGACCTCTGGTGGAACGTACCTTTTGACCGCGACCACCCCGCGCCGGGGCTGTATGCCATCAGCGTCAGCAACCTGGGCGAGCCACCCCTGCGCACGGACGAGAAAACCGTCTTCGCCTGGTTCCGCGCCCACGAGCCGGACGCGCGTATCGGCTACTCCATTTACATTTATGATGTCCGCTAA
- a CDS encoding phosphoenolpyruvate synthase yields the protein MSLYTLPLESPDATLAVAGGKGANLARLAQAGLPVPGGFLLTTAAYRTYVAHNGLREWILAQVEPLAGAAGTALPASLQSASTRIRTRFGEGEMPASLRQPLLHAYQTLGSPPVAVRSSATAEDLPDLSFAGQQDTFLNVRGADALLAAVVACWSSLWTARAIGYRARNHIPQDEVALAVVVQQMIPSQASGVLFTANPLTGQRDETVIDAVLGLGEALVAGQVEPDSYLVDAQNRRIRRKTLGAKAIAIHGLPQGGTETVAADAATRQAIPDEVILRLADLGQQAAALYGIPQDVEWAWANEQLYLLQSRAITSLFPLPARLGADEPLRVLVSFGAVQGMLDPITPLGQDALCTLFAGGGGLLGYPTTPTAQRAMFSAGERLWINFTPVIRHPMGRRMMRAAFPQIEPGGARTIDGLLSDPALTPGKSGFPAPLRRAMLRRLPGMLGRVLLTVLRPAARRKRAHRVLEQYVAAYEGRFAGITSLTEWVDTFADMLYQVPLRLIPGVLPVVVAGIGSLQQLKGLAAGVPDAPDPLELMRGLPHNVTTEMDLALWATAARIREVGEGDWFEKMPASTLAAAYLQNQMPPAVQQAIAPFLRQYGMRGLAEIDLGRPRWRENPTPIMQTLQSYLQINDANMAPDMVFRRGAEYAESQIAPLVAAIRRQRGWLVAQFARRAAHLVREVAGLRELPKYIIVRLMGLARVALLDQGARLTAQGILHAPDDLTFLHFAELRALAAGDRQDWIALVAQRREAYVREKRRRQVPRVLLSDGRAFYDGVGAGADSETLLTGSPVSPGVVEGTVRVVFDPHAAGLQPGEILVCPGTDPAWTPLFLAAGGLVMEVGGMMTHGSVVAREYGIPAVVGVHEATSRLQTGDRVRVDGTTGQVEKVAG from the coding sequence ATGTCTCTCTATACGCTCCCATTGGAAAGTCCAGATGCTACCCTCGCTGTCGCCGGGGGCAAAGGGGCAAACCTGGCCCGTCTGGCGCAAGCGGGGTTGCCTGTGCCCGGTGGGTTCTTGCTCACGACGGCAGCCTACCGGACTTACGTCGCCCATAATGGATTGCGGGAGTGGATCCTGGCGCAGGTGGAGCCGCTGGCGGGGGCGGCGGGAACAGCGTTGCCGGCATCGTTGCAGTCGGCATCAACGCGAATTCGGACACGGTTTGGGGAAGGGGAAATGCCGGCATCTCTCCGCCAACCCCTCCTTCACGCCTACCAAACCCTCGGCAGCCCCCCCGTTGCCGTACGCTCCTCCGCCACCGCCGAAGACCTGCCCGACCTCTCCTTCGCCGGACAGCAGGACACCTTCCTCAACGTGCGCGGCGCGGATGCCTTGCTCGCCGCCGTTGTCGCCTGCTGGAGCAGCCTGTGGACGGCGCGGGCCATTGGCTACCGCGCCCGCAACCACATCCCCCAGGATGAGGTCGCTCTCGCCGTCGTCGTGCAGCAAATGATCCCCAGCCAGGCGTCCGGCGTCCTGTTCACGGCCAACCCCCTCACCGGCCAGCGGGACGAGACGGTGATTGACGCCGTGCTGGGGTTGGGCGAGGCGCTGGTGGCCGGGCAGGTGGAGCCGGACAGCTACCTGGTGGACGCGCAAAACCGGCGCATTCGGCGCAAAACGTTGGGGGCCAAAGCGATTGCCATTCACGGCCTGCCGCAAGGGGGCACGGAAACGGTTGCCGCGGACGCCGCCACGCGGCAAGCCATCCCGGATGAGGTCATTTTGCGGCTGGCGGACCTGGGGCAACAGGCCGCGGCCTTATACGGTATCCCTCAGGACGTGGAATGGGCCTGGGCGAATGAGCAACTCTATCTCCTGCAATCTCGCGCCATCACCTCCCTCTTTCCCCTGCCCGCGCGCCTGGGGGCGGATGAGCCATTGCGCGTGCTGGTTTCATTTGGCGCGGTGCAGGGGATGCTCGATCCCATCACGCCGCTGGGGCAGGACGCGCTTTGTACGTTGTTTGCCGGCGGCGGCGGCTTGCTTGGCTATCCGACCACGCCGACGGCGCAGCGGGCCATGTTCAGCGCGGGCGAACGGCTGTGGATTAACTTCACCCCCGTTATTCGTCACCCCATGGGCCGTCGCATGATGCGGGCGGCTTTTCCGCAGATTGAGCCGGGCGGGGCGCGGACGATTGACGGCCTGCTGAGTGACCCGGCCCTGACGCCGGGTAAATCAGGTTTTCCCGCGCCGCTACGCCGGGCGATGCTACGGCGGTTGCCGGGCATGCTCGGGCGCGTGTTGCTGACGGTCCTGCGCCCGGCGGCGCGGCGCAAACGGGCGCACCGCGTGCTGGAGCAGTATGTGGCGGCGTATGAGGGACGATTTGCCGGCATAACCAGTTTGACGGAATGGGTAGACACCTTTGCCGATATGTTGTACCAGGTTCCCCTGCGCCTGATCCCCGGCGTTCTGCCCGTTGTGGTCGCGGGGATTGGTTCCTTGCAGCAGTTGAAGGGATTGGCGGCGGGTGTGCCCGACGCGCCGGACCCACTGGAGTTGATGCGTGGCCTGCCGCATAATGTAACGACGGAGATGGACCTGGCATTGTGGGCGACGGCGGCGCGGATTCGGGAGGTGGGGGAGGGGGATTGGTTTGAGAAAATGCCGGCATCCACCCTCGCCGCGGCCTACCTCCAAAACCAGATGCCGCCCGCCGTCCAGCAGGCCATCGCCCCCTTTCTGCGCCAGTACGGCATGCGCGGCCTCGCCGAAATTGACTTAGGACGCCCCCGCTGGCGCGAGAACCCCACGCCTATCATGCAAACCCTGCAAAGCTACCTGCAAATCAACGACGCCAACATGGCTCCTGACATGGTCTTCCGCCGTGGCGCGGAGTACGCCGAAAGCCAGATCGCCCCGCTCGTGGCCGCTATCCGGCGTCAGCGTGGCTGGCTCGTGGCCCAGTTCGCCCGGCGCGCCGCCCACCTCGTGCGCGAAGTTGCCGGCCTGCGCGAACTGCCGAAATACATCATCGTGCGCCTCATGGGCCTGGCGCGTGTCGCTCTCCTGGACCAGGGGGCGCGCTTGACGGCGCAAGGTATCCTGCACGCCCCCGACGACCTGACCTTTCTCCACTTTGCCGAACTGCGCGCCCTGGCCGCCGGCGACCGGCAAGATTGGATCGCACTGGTTGCCCAACGGCGCGAGGCTTACGTCCGCGAGAAGCGCCGACGCCAGGTTCCGCGCGTCTTGCTCAGCGACGGGCGGGCGTTTTATGATGGCGTTGGCGCCGGCGCGGACAGCGAAACGTTGCTCACGGGTAGCCCGGTATCGCCTGGCGTCGTTGAAGGAACCGTGCGCGTTGTTTTCGATCCGCACGCCGCCGGCCTGCAGCCGGGGGAAATCCTCGTCTGTCCGGGCACGGACCCCGCCTGGACCCCTCTCTTTCTCGCCGCCGGTGGCCTGGTGATGGAAGTGGGCGGCATGATGACGCATGGCTCCGTGGTCGCCCGCGAATACGGCATCCCCGCCGTTGTTGGCGTGCATGAGGCGACCAGTCGCCTGCAAACGGGCGACCGCGTGCGCGTGGATGGCACGACCGGGCAGGTAGAGAAGGTTGCGGGCTAA
- a CDS encoding flippase-like domain-containing protein, which yields MRKYWSTIAKIGVTILGLALAASQINLEELRQTIANVQWTGLVTMFFLINASLVLRAGRWWVLLRGLGSEIPFRRLVSLYFAGNFFNVFLPSGFGGDVVRVVEAARDATPAAAAGTVLVDRLTGLMVLFLFALLTLPFRPPDFPPAQAAVVAAISLAGLVGGFVLLDGRLLRRFGRWLPALLSPVGDGPVAQLLAAVRGCGWRAVAGALGVSVLFNGMLIGWWVIAGISLRYNIPLHYYLLAVPLLSVTLLAPSVGGLGVREAVAPLLFASAGISQSQAVALSLLEFTAMRLAGLAGAPVYLWSLLHRRPSAK from the coding sequence ATGCGAAAATACTGGTCAACCATAGCGAAAATTGGCGTCACGATTTTGGGGTTGGCGCTGGCGGCGTCGCAAATCAACCTGGAAGAACTGCGCCAGACCATCGCCAACGTGCAATGGACGGGGTTGGTGACGATGTTCTTCTTGATCAATGCCAGCCTGGTGCTGCGCGCGGGGCGCTGGTGGGTGTTGCTGCGTGGGTTGGGCAGCGAGATTCCTTTTCGACGTCTGGTGAGTTTGTATTTTGCCGGCAATTTCTTCAACGTCTTTCTTCCCAGCGGCTTCGGTGGGGATGTGGTGCGCGTGGTGGAGGCGGCGCGGGACGCCACGCCGGCGGCAGCGGCGGGGACCGTCCTCGTGGACCGGCTGACCGGGCTGATGGTGCTGTTCTTGTTCGCCCTGCTCACGCTCCCCTTCCGCCCCCCGGATTTTCCGCCGGCGCAAGCAGCGGTGGTGGCGGCGATTTCTCTGGCCGGGCTGGTGGGTGGGTTTGTGCTGCTGGATGGACGGTTGTTGCGGCGTTTTGGGCGGTGGTTGCCGGCATTGCTTTCGCCCGTAGGGGATGGACCGGTGGCGCAACTGCTGGCGGCGGTGCGGGGATGCGGTTGGCGGGCGGTGGCGGGGGCGTTGGGGGTGTCGGTTCTGTTTAATGGGATGCTGATTGGGTGGTGGGTGATTGCCGGCATTTCCCTCCGCTACAACATCCCCCTCCACTACTACCTGCTCGCCGTCCCCCTGCTCTCCGTGACCTTGCTGGCCCCTTCCGTGGGTGGGCTGGGCGTGCGGGAGGCAGTGGCGCCTTTGTTGTTTGCCAGTGCCGGCATCAGCCAAAGCCAGGCCGTCGCCCTCTCCCTCCTCGAATTCACCGCCATGCGCCTCGCCGGCCTCGCCGGCGCGCCCGTCTACCTCTGGTCCCTCCTCCACCGCCGACCATCTGCCAAATAA
- the ligA gene encoding NAD-dependent DNA ligase LigA, which yields MEPAARIGHLREEVNYHIYRYHVLDDPIISDAEYDALFQELVALEQAHPDLITPDSPTQRVGGAVTEAFEKVAHPAPILSLANAFDVEDLYAWRKRIGRLMPAETSLDYVVEPKIDGLSVVLTYEDGRFVQGATRGDGEVGENVTPNLRTIRGLPQRIPIDPSSHMTPPPYLVVRGEVFFPLDRFEAFNEAQAANGERTYMNPRNAASGSLRQLDSNITANRPLALLCYDFVAWEGIDIPRQWARLAYLRDMGFPVSPDVAYCANLDEVAAQYERWEAHRNEINYEVDGIVVKINDRPLADSLGFVGKDPRGALAMKFPALEKTTRLLDVKVNVGRTGVLAPAAVLEPVEIGGVVVQNATLHNYDEIARKDIRIGDRVWVKRAGEVIPYIVGPVTDLRDGSEQVVTPPERCPFCDAPVVRVPGEVALYCDNPACPEQLVRRVEYFVSRGAMDIGTFGSQTAALLFEKGLIHDVADIYYLQRDDLLALEGYKEKKVDNLLAGIEASKSQPPERLLAALGVRFVGGVVAGLLLATLGSLDEVAAATQGRLEEIEGIGPRTAAAVVAWFADERHQAVLAKLGEAGLRFAVARPASRGEALAGKTFVLTGTLPTLTREAAKGLIEARGGKVTGSVSGKTDYVVAGENAGSKLTKAQQLNITILDEAALQALLGAEPGVSSSNP from the coding sequence ATGGAACCAGCAGCCCGTATCGGCCACCTGCGCGAGGAAGTCAATTACCACATCTATCGCTACCACGTTCTGGATGACCCCATCATTAGCGATGCGGAGTACGACGCCCTGTTTCAAGAACTGGTGGCGCTGGAGCAGGCCCACCCTGACCTGATCACGCCGGACTCGCCCACGCAGCGTGTTGGCGGCGCGGTCACGGAGGCTTTTGAGAAGGTGGCGCATCCGGCCCCCATCCTCAGCCTGGCGAATGCCTTTGACGTAGAGGACTTATACGCCTGGCGCAAACGGATTGGTCGTTTAATGCCGGCAGAAACATCCCTTGATTACGTCGTCGAACCGAAAATTGACGGCCTCTCCGTTGTCCTCACCTACGAAGATGGCCGTTTTGTGCAAGGGGCGACGCGGGGAGACGGCGAAGTCGGCGAGAATGTCACGCCGAATCTGCGCACCATCCGCGGGCTGCCGCAGCGCATCCCCATTGACCCCAGCAGCCACATGACGCCGCCGCCCTACCTGGTCGTGCGCGGCGAGGTCTTTTTCCCGCTGGACCGTTTCGAGGCGTTCAACGAAGCGCAGGCGGCCAACGGCGAACGCACCTACATGAACCCGCGCAACGCCGCCTCCGGCTCACTGCGCCAGCTAGACAGCAACATCACCGCCAATCGCCCACTGGCGTTGCTCTGCTACGACTTCGTGGCTTGGGAAGGCATTGACATCCCCCGGCAGTGGGCGCGGCTGGCGTATTTGCGCGACATGGGCTTTCCCGTTTCACCGGACGTGGCCTACTGCGCCAATTTGGACGAAGTGGCTGCCCAGTATGAACGGTGGGAGGCGCACCGAAATGAAATCAACTACGAGGTGGACGGCATCGTGGTGAAAATCAACGACCGTCCGCTGGCGGATAGTCTGGGCTTCGTGGGCAAAGATCCGCGCGGGGCGCTGGCGATGAAATTCCCCGCCCTGGAAAAGACGACGCGGCTGCTGGACGTGAAGGTGAATGTGGGGCGCACGGGCGTCCTCGCCCCCGCCGCCGTGTTAGAGCCGGTGGAAATTGGCGGCGTGGTGGTGCAGAACGCCACGCTGCACAACTACGACGAAATCGCGCGCAAAGACATCCGCATTGGCGACCGCGTCTGGGTGAAGCGCGCCGGGGAAGTCATTCCCTACATCGTTGGCCCGGTGACGGACCTGCGCGATGGTTCGGAGCAGGTGGTGACGCCGCCGGAGCGCTGCCCCTTTTGCGACGCGCCCGTGGTGCGTGTGCCGGGGGAGGTGGCTCTTTATTGCGATAACCCGGCCTGCCCGGAGCAGTTGGTGCGGCGCGTGGAGTACTTCGTCAGTCGCGGGGCCATGGACATCGGCACGTTTGGCTCGCAGACGGCGGCGCTGCTGTTCGAGAAAGGGCTGATTCATGACGTGGCGGACATTTACTACTTGCAGCGGGATGATCTGCTGGCGCTGGAGGGGTACAAAGAGAAGAAGGTGGATAACTTGTTGGCGGGGATAGAGGCCAGCAAGAGTCAACCGCCGGAGCGGTTGCTGGCGGCGTTGGGTGTTCGCTTTGTGGGCGGCGTGGTGGCGGGGTTGCTGCTGGCGACGCTGGGGAGTCTGGATGAGGTGGCGGCGGCGACGCAGGGGCGGCTGGAGGAGATTGAGGGGATTGGTCCGCGGACGGCGGCGGCAGTGGTGGCGTGGTTTGCGGATGAGCGGCACCAGGCGGTGCTGGCAAAACTGGGAGAGGCGGGGCTGCGGTTTGCCGTGGCGCGACCGGCGTCACGGGGGGAGGCGCTGGCGGGGAAGACGTTTGTACTGACGGGGACGCTGCCGACGCTGACGCGGGAGGCGGCGAAGGGGTTGATTGAGGCGCGGGGGGGAAAGGTGACGGGGTCGGTGAGTGGGAAGACGGATTATGTGGTGGCGGGGGAAAATGCCGGCAGCAAACTCACCAAAGCCCAACAACTCAATATCACAATCCTGGACGAAGCCGCCCTGCAAGCCCTGCTCGGCGCGGAGCCGGGCGTATCAAGTTCAAATCCGTAG
- a CDS encoding SH3 domain-containing protein, with the protein MNQSTLTSFMARYEQPPDPRETSLNQQRKRRQRRDTAEPIPWLWLGLGVIVTIAAIIFSLSLANTFLARPPLSVSVGATPTIIYLTAPPSPVPSPTRILPTPTPIPTLTPIPTPNRATPPPQVQVDFFAEVANTDGIGVVVRGGPNVSNIQIMLADEGTTVLVIGGPETGGDFEWWQVRLADSTEGWVAAQFLEPASAPADAAANYLPPTPVNP; encoded by the coding sequence ATGAACCAATCTACACTCACATCCTTTATGGCACGATACGAACAACCCCCGGACCCACGGGAAACATCTCTTAATCAGCAGCGCAAGCGCCGGCAGCGCCGTGATACCGCCGAACCGATCCCCTGGCTCTGGCTGGGATTGGGCGTGATCGTCACCATTGCCGCCATCATCTTCTCCCTGTCGCTGGCAAACACCTTTCTCGCGCGCCCGCCCCTCTCCGTTTCCGTGGGCGCGACGCCGACCATCATCTATCTCACTGCGCCGCCCAGCCCCGTCCCCTCGCCCACGCGCATCTTGCCCACGCCCACCCCCATTCCCACCCTCACCCCAATTCCCACACCCAACCGCGCCACCCCCCCGCCGCAAGTGCAGGTTGACTTCTTCGCCGAAGTGGCAAACACCGATGGCATTGGCGTCGTTGTGCGCGGTGGCCCCAACGTCAGCAACATTCAAATCATGCTGGCGGACGAAGGAACAACTGTCCTGGTGATTGGCGGCCCGGAAACAGGGGGGGACTTTGAGTGGTGGCAGGTGCGGCTGGCGGACAGCACCGAAGGGTGGGTGGCCGCGCAGTTCCTGGAGCCTGCTTCCGCGCCCGCCGACGCCGCCGCCAACTATCTGCCGCCGACGCCCGTCAATCCCTGA